The following coding sequences are from one Ornithorhynchus anatinus isolate Pmale09 chromosome 11, mOrnAna1.pri.v4, whole genome shotgun sequence window:
- the MED24 gene encoding mediator of RNA polymerase II transcription subunit 24 isoform X2 — MKVVNLKQAILQAWKERWSDYQWAINMKKFFPKGATWDILNLAEALLEQAMIGPSPNPLILSYLKYAISSQMVSYSTVLTAISKFDDFSRDLCVLSLLDVMGMFCDRLSCHGKAEECMGLCRALLGALHWLLCCTAASAQRVREGSEPGAAAAGEKQLAVCLQQLEKLLSSTKNRALLHVAKLEEADSWTAIEQALHKVGESLTGLNNAQLRAQAEECATLIRSIPAMLSMHSEQLHRTGFPTVHAVVLLEGTMNLTGEMQPLVEQLMMVKRMQRVPSPLFVLEIWKACFVGLIESPEGTEELKWTAFTFLKIPQVLVKLKKYSQGEKDFTEDVNCAFEFLLKLTPLLDKADQRCNCDCTNLLLQECSKQGLLSEAHMTNLVAKRTADRELAPRLKSAESANIQPNPGLILRAEPTVTNILKTMDADHSKSPEGLLGVLGHMLSGKSLDLLLAAAAATGKLRSFARKFIKLNEFTKHISGEGSKAASVRALLFDISFLMLCHVAQTYGSEVILSESSAAGEVPFFEMWMQTCMPEEGKSLNPDHPCFRPDSTKVESLVALLNHSSEMKLGQMKWHEACLSISAAILEILNAWENGVLAFESIQKITDNIKGKVCSMAVCAVAWLVAHVRMLGLDEREKSLQMIRQLVGPLNGDNTLQFYNERVVIMSSILEHMCADVLQQTATQIKFPATGMDPIPYWSLLPPKQPIRAVLASTFARVLDKGWADSRSLHVFDTLLHMGGAYWFCNNLVKELLKETRKEYTLRAVELLYSIFCLDMQQLTLTLLGHILPGLLTNPASWHSLMDPPGTALAKLAVWCALSAYSSHKGQASSRQKKRHREDIEDYISLFPLDDTQPSKLMRLLSSNEDDASVLPSPNRSMSSSLSASQLHTVNMRDPLNRVLANLFLLISSTLGAKTAGPHTQFVQWFMEECVDCLEQSSRASILQFMPFTMVSELVKVSTMSSPKLVLAITDLSLPLGRRVAAKAVASL, encoded by the exons aTGAAGGTGGTGAACTTGAAGCAAGCCATCCTGCAGGCCTGGAAAGAGCGATGGAGCGACTATCAATGGGCCATAAACATGAAGAAATTCTTCCCCAAGGGGGCCACTTGGGACATCCTCAACCTGGCAG AGGCGCTACTGGAGCAGGCGATGATCGGACCATCCCCAAACCCTCTCATCCTGTCCTATCTGAAATACGCCATCAGCTCCCAG ATGGTGTCCTACTCCACCGTCCTCACCGCCATCAGCAAG TTTGACGACTTCTCCCGGGACCTGTGTGTGCTCTCCTTGTTGGACGTCATGGGCATGTTCTGTGACCGGCTCAG CTGCCACGGCAAGGCGGAGGAGTGCATGGGGCTGTGCCGGGCCCTGCTCGGCGCCCTGCACTGGCTGCTGTGCTGCACGGCTGCTTCGGCGCAGCGGGTTCGTGAGGGATCGGAGCCCGGGGCGGCAGCGGCCGGCGAGAAGCAGCTCGCCGTCTGCCTGCAGCAGCTGGAGAAGCTCTTGAGCAGCACCAAGAACCGGGCCCTGCTCCACGTTGCCAAGCTGGAGGAGGCCG ATTCCTGGACGGCCATCGAGCAGGCCCTGCACAAGGTCGGGGAGAGCCTCACCGGCCTCAACAACGCCCAGCTGCGCGCCCAGGCCGAGGAGTGCGCCACCCTCATCCGCAG CATCCCGGCCATGCTGTCCATGCACTCGGAGCAGCTGCACAGGACGGGGTTTCCCACGGTGCACGCCGTGGTGCTGCTCGAGGGGACCATGAACCTGACGGGCGAGATGCAGCCGCTGGTGGAGCAGCTGATGATGGTCAAGCGCATGCAG CGCGTCCCCTCCCCGCTGTTCGTGCTGGAGATCTGGAAAGCCTGCTTTGTGGGGCTCATCGAGTCCCCCGAGGGGACCGAAGAGCTCAAGTGGACGGCCTTCACCTTCCTCAAG ATTCCTCAGGTGCTGGTGAAGCTGAAGAAGTACTCACAGGGCGAGAAG GACTTCACCGAGGACGTCAACTGTGCCTTTGAGTTCCTGTTGAAGCTCACACCGCTGTTGGACAAGGCTGACCAACGCTGCAA CTGCGACTgcaccaacctcctcctccaagagtgcAGCAAGCAGGGACTCCTTTCAGAGGCCCACATGACCAACCTCGTAGCCAAGCG CACGGCGGACCGGGAGCTGGCCCCCCGGCTCAAGTCGGCGGAGAGCGCCAACATCCAGCCCAACCCGGGGTTGATCCTGCGGGCCGAGCCCACCGTCACCAACATCCTCAAG ACGATGGATGCTGACCACTCCAAGTCCCCGGAGGGTCTGCTGGGCGTGCTGGGACACATGCTGTCtgggaagagcctggacttgTTGCTGGCCGCAGCCGCGGCCACAGGAAAACTCCGCTCCTTCGCCCGGAAATTCATCAA gctgaatgagttcaccaagcacATCAGCGGAGAAGGCT CCAAAGCAGCATCAGTGCGCGCTCTGCTCTTCGACATCTCCTTCCTCATGCTGTGCCACGTGGCCCAGACCTACGGCTCAGAG gtgATCTTGTCTGAATCGAGCGCAGCGGGCGAGGTGCCCTTCTTTGAGATGTGGATGCAGACGTGCATGCCCGAGGAGGGCAAGAGCCTCAACCCGGACCACCCCTGTTTCCGGCCCGACTCCACCAAGGTGGAATCCCTGGTGGCGCTGCTCAACCACTCGTCCGAGATGAAGCTGGG GCAGATGAAGTGGCACGAGGCCTGTCTGAGCATCTCGGCGGCCATCCTGGAGATCCTCAACGCCTGGGAGAATGGCGTCTTGGCCTTCGAGTCCATCCAG AAGATCACAGACAACATCAAAGGCAAGGTCTGCAGCATGGCAGTGTGCGCCGTGGCTTGGCTCGTGGCCCACGTACGCATGCTGGGCCTGGACGAGCGGGAGAAGTCCCTGCAGATGATCCGCCAGCTGGTGGGGCCGCTGAACGGAGATAACACCCTGCAGTTCTACAATGAGAG GGTGGTAATCATGAGCTCGATCCTGGAGCACATGTGCGCCGACGTGCTGCAGCAGACGGCCACGCAGATCAAGTTTCCGGCCACGGGCATGGACCCCATCCCCTACTGGAGCCTGCTGCCGCCCAAACAGCCCATCCGCGCCGTGCTGGCCTCCACCTTTGCCCGCGTGCTGGACAAGGGCTGGGCCGACAGCCGCTCCCTGCACGTCTTCGACACGCTGCTGCACATGGGCGGCGCATACTGGTTCTGCAACAACCTGGTCAAG GAGCTGCTGAAAGAGACGCGGAAGGAGTACACTCTGCGGGCCGTGGAGCTGCTCTACTCCATCTTCTGCCTGGACATGCAGCAGCTGACCTTGACCCTGCTGGGCCATATCCTGCCCGGCCTGCTCACCAACCCTGCCTCCTGGCACAGTCTCATGGACCCGCCGGGCACCGCCCTCGCCAA GCTGGCAGTGTGGTGTGCCCTCAGCGCCTACTCCTCCCACAAGGGCCAGGCCTCCTCGCGCCAGAAGAAGAGGCATCGCGAGGACATCGAG gaCTACATCAGCCTGTTCCCCCTTGATGACACACAGCCCTCCAAGCTGATGCGGCTCCTGAGCTCCAACGAGGACGATGCCAGCGTTCTGCCCAGCCCCA ACCGTTCCATGAGCAGCTCCCTGTCcgcctcccagctccacaccgTCAACATGCGGGACCCTCTGAACCGCGTCCTGG ccaaCCTGTTCCTGCTCATCTCCTCCACGCTGGGGGCCAAGACAGCCGGGCCGCACACGCAGTTCGTGCAGTGGTTCATGGAGGAGTGCGTGGACTGCCTGGAGCAGAGCAGCCGTGCCAGCATCCTGCAGTTCATGCCCTTTACCatg GTGTCAGAGCTGGTCAAGGTTTCCACCATGTCCAGCCCCAAGCTGGTCCTGGCCATCACCGACCTGAGCCTGCCCCTGGGCCGCCGGGTGGCTGCCAAGGCCGTGGCCTCCCTCTGa
- the MED24 gene encoding mediator of RNA polymerase II transcription subunit 24 isoform X1, with amino-acid sequence MKVVNLKQAILQAWKERWSDYQWAINMKKFFPKGATWDILNLAEALLEQAMIGPSPNPLILSYLKYAISSQMVSYSTVLTAISKFDDFSRDLCVLSLLDVMGMFCDRLSCHGKAEECMGLCRALLGALHWLLCCTAASAQRVREGSEPGAAAAGEKQLAVCLQQLEKLLSSTKNRALLHVAKLEEADSWTAIEQALHKVGESLTGLNNAQLRAQAEECATLIRSIPAMLSMHSEQLHRTGFPTVHAVVLLEGTMNLTGEMQPLVEQLMMVKRMQRVPSPLFVLEIWKACFVGLIESPEGTEELKWTAFTFLKIPQVLVKLKKYSQGEKDFTEDVNCAFEFLLKLTPLLDKADQRCNCDCTNLLLQECSKQGLLSEAHMTNLVAKRTADRELAPRLKSAESANIQPNPGLILRAEPTVTNILKTMDADHSKSPEGLLGVLGHMLSGKSLDLLLAAAAATGKLRSFARKFIKLNEFTKHISGEGSKAASVRALLFDISFLMLCHVAQTYGSEVILSESSAAGEVPFFEMWMQTCMPEEGKSLNPDHPCFRPDSTKVESLVALLNHSSEMKLGQMKWHEACLSISAAILEILNAWENGVLAFESIQKITDNIKGKVCSMAVCAVAWLVAHVRMLGLDEREKSLQMIRQLVGPLNGDNTLQFYNERVVIMSSILEHMCADVLQQTATQIKFPATGMDPIPYWSLLPPKQPIRAVLASTFARVLDKGWADSRSLHVFDTLLHMGGAYWFCNNLVKELLKETRKEYTLRAVELLYSIFCLDMQQLTLTLLGHILPGLLTNPASWHSLMDPPGTALAKLAVWCALSAYSSHKGQASSRQKKRHREDIEDYISLFPLDDTQPSKLMRLLSSNEDDASVLPSPTDRSMSSSLSASQLHTVNMRDPLNRVLANLFLLISSTLGAKTAGPHTQFVQWFMEECVDCLEQSSRASILQFMPFTMVSELVKVSTMSSPKLVLAITDLSLPLGRRVAAKAVASL; translated from the exons aTGAAGGTGGTGAACTTGAAGCAAGCCATCCTGCAGGCCTGGAAAGAGCGATGGAGCGACTATCAATGGGCCATAAACATGAAGAAATTCTTCCCCAAGGGGGCCACTTGGGACATCCTCAACCTGGCAG AGGCGCTACTGGAGCAGGCGATGATCGGACCATCCCCAAACCCTCTCATCCTGTCCTATCTGAAATACGCCATCAGCTCCCAG ATGGTGTCCTACTCCACCGTCCTCACCGCCATCAGCAAG TTTGACGACTTCTCCCGGGACCTGTGTGTGCTCTCCTTGTTGGACGTCATGGGCATGTTCTGTGACCGGCTCAG CTGCCACGGCAAGGCGGAGGAGTGCATGGGGCTGTGCCGGGCCCTGCTCGGCGCCCTGCACTGGCTGCTGTGCTGCACGGCTGCTTCGGCGCAGCGGGTTCGTGAGGGATCGGAGCCCGGGGCGGCAGCGGCCGGCGAGAAGCAGCTCGCCGTCTGCCTGCAGCAGCTGGAGAAGCTCTTGAGCAGCACCAAGAACCGGGCCCTGCTCCACGTTGCCAAGCTGGAGGAGGCCG ATTCCTGGACGGCCATCGAGCAGGCCCTGCACAAGGTCGGGGAGAGCCTCACCGGCCTCAACAACGCCCAGCTGCGCGCCCAGGCCGAGGAGTGCGCCACCCTCATCCGCAG CATCCCGGCCATGCTGTCCATGCACTCGGAGCAGCTGCACAGGACGGGGTTTCCCACGGTGCACGCCGTGGTGCTGCTCGAGGGGACCATGAACCTGACGGGCGAGATGCAGCCGCTGGTGGAGCAGCTGATGATGGTCAAGCGCATGCAG CGCGTCCCCTCCCCGCTGTTCGTGCTGGAGATCTGGAAAGCCTGCTTTGTGGGGCTCATCGAGTCCCCCGAGGGGACCGAAGAGCTCAAGTGGACGGCCTTCACCTTCCTCAAG ATTCCTCAGGTGCTGGTGAAGCTGAAGAAGTACTCACAGGGCGAGAAG GACTTCACCGAGGACGTCAACTGTGCCTTTGAGTTCCTGTTGAAGCTCACACCGCTGTTGGACAAGGCTGACCAACGCTGCAA CTGCGACTgcaccaacctcctcctccaagagtgcAGCAAGCAGGGACTCCTTTCAGAGGCCCACATGACCAACCTCGTAGCCAAGCG CACGGCGGACCGGGAGCTGGCCCCCCGGCTCAAGTCGGCGGAGAGCGCCAACATCCAGCCCAACCCGGGGTTGATCCTGCGGGCCGAGCCCACCGTCACCAACATCCTCAAG ACGATGGATGCTGACCACTCCAAGTCCCCGGAGGGTCTGCTGGGCGTGCTGGGACACATGCTGTCtgggaagagcctggacttgTTGCTGGCCGCAGCCGCGGCCACAGGAAAACTCCGCTCCTTCGCCCGGAAATTCATCAA gctgaatgagttcaccaagcacATCAGCGGAGAAGGCT CCAAAGCAGCATCAGTGCGCGCTCTGCTCTTCGACATCTCCTTCCTCATGCTGTGCCACGTGGCCCAGACCTACGGCTCAGAG gtgATCTTGTCTGAATCGAGCGCAGCGGGCGAGGTGCCCTTCTTTGAGATGTGGATGCAGACGTGCATGCCCGAGGAGGGCAAGAGCCTCAACCCGGACCACCCCTGTTTCCGGCCCGACTCCACCAAGGTGGAATCCCTGGTGGCGCTGCTCAACCACTCGTCCGAGATGAAGCTGGG GCAGATGAAGTGGCACGAGGCCTGTCTGAGCATCTCGGCGGCCATCCTGGAGATCCTCAACGCCTGGGAGAATGGCGTCTTGGCCTTCGAGTCCATCCAG AAGATCACAGACAACATCAAAGGCAAGGTCTGCAGCATGGCAGTGTGCGCCGTGGCTTGGCTCGTGGCCCACGTACGCATGCTGGGCCTGGACGAGCGGGAGAAGTCCCTGCAGATGATCCGCCAGCTGGTGGGGCCGCTGAACGGAGATAACACCCTGCAGTTCTACAATGAGAG GGTGGTAATCATGAGCTCGATCCTGGAGCACATGTGCGCCGACGTGCTGCAGCAGACGGCCACGCAGATCAAGTTTCCGGCCACGGGCATGGACCCCATCCCCTACTGGAGCCTGCTGCCGCCCAAACAGCCCATCCGCGCCGTGCTGGCCTCCACCTTTGCCCGCGTGCTGGACAAGGGCTGGGCCGACAGCCGCTCCCTGCACGTCTTCGACACGCTGCTGCACATGGGCGGCGCATACTGGTTCTGCAACAACCTGGTCAAG GAGCTGCTGAAAGAGACGCGGAAGGAGTACACTCTGCGGGCCGTGGAGCTGCTCTACTCCATCTTCTGCCTGGACATGCAGCAGCTGACCTTGACCCTGCTGGGCCATATCCTGCCCGGCCTGCTCACCAACCCTGCCTCCTGGCACAGTCTCATGGACCCGCCGGGCACCGCCCTCGCCAA GCTGGCAGTGTGGTGTGCCCTCAGCGCCTACTCCTCCCACAAGGGCCAGGCCTCCTCGCGCCAGAAGAAGAGGCATCGCGAGGACATCGAG gaCTACATCAGCCTGTTCCCCCTTGATGACACACAGCCCTCCAAGCTGATGCGGCTCCTGAGCTCCAACGAGGACGATGCCAGCGTTCTGCCCAGCCCCA CAGACCGTTCCATGAGCAGCTCCCTGTCcgcctcccagctccacaccgTCAACATGCGGGACCCTCTGAACCGCGTCCTGG ccaaCCTGTTCCTGCTCATCTCCTCCACGCTGGGGGCCAAGACAGCCGGGCCGCACACGCAGTTCGTGCAGTGGTTCATGGAGGAGTGCGTGGACTGCCTGGAGCAGAGCAGCCGTGCCAGCATCCTGCAGTTCATGCCCTTTACCatg GTGTCAGAGCTGGTCAAGGTTTCCACCATGTCCAGCCCCAAGCTGGTCCTGGCCATCACCGACCTGAGCCTGCCCCTGGGCCGCCGGGTGGCTGCCAAGGCCGTGGCCTCCCTCTGa